Proteins encoded by one window of Bacillota bacterium:
- a CDS encoding N-acetylmannosamine-6-phosphate 2-epimerase, giving the protein MGTSVLERIKNGLVVSCQAREGNPLRGPQFMLAMAQAAALGGAVGIRAEGEEDIRTIKEQVPLPLIGLIKRNYPDSPVYITPTAREVKQVLNAGADIVAIDATDQVRPGQRKPESVRELVDIVHRAGKLAMADISTRDEALRAETMGFDLVGTTLSGYTPYSPKLIGPDLPLVQSITTSCRIPVIAEGRYWTPEEVKQALELGAWAVVVGTAITNPWLITQRFVSHITRHREERSG; this is encoded by the coding sequence ATGGGAACGTCAGTGTTAGAGAGAATTAAGAATGGACTGGTGGTATCCTGCCAGGCCCGAGAAGGTAATCCCCTGCGGGGCCCGCAGTTTATGTTGGCTATGGCCCAGGCGGCGGCTTTAGGTGGCGCCGTGGGCATTCGGGCTGAGGGGGAGGAGGATATCCGTACCATCAAGGAACAGGTACCGCTCCCGTTAATTGGCCTAATTAAACGAAACTATCCCGACTCCCCGGTGTATATCACCCCCACCGCAAGGGAAGTAAAGCAGGTGCTAAACGCGGGAGCCGACATCGTAGCCATCGATGCCACGGACCAAGTCAGACCCGGGCAAAGGAAACCAGAGAGTGTCCGGGAGTTGGTGGACATTGTACACCGGGCCGGTAAGCTGGCGATGGCAGACATCTCCACCCGAGATGAGGCCCTGCGGGCCGAAACCATGGGCTTTGATTTGGTGGGAACCACCCTTTCTGGGTATACCCCGTACAGCCCTAAGCTCATTGGACCGGATTTGCCTTTGGTGCAGAGTATCACCACCAGTTGCCGGATTCCCGTCATCGCGGAAGGCCGCTACTGGACCCCGGAGGAAGTGAAACAAGCTTTAGAACTGGGGGCTTGGGCCGTGGTGGTAGGCACTGCCATCACCAATCCCTGGTTAATCACCCAACGCTTTGTATCCCATATTACCAGACACCGCGAAGAGAGGTCGGGATAA
- a CDS encoding N-acetylneuraminate lyase, which yields MHKDGSLNLEMVPRIVEHLIGDGVNGMYVCGSTGEGPSLSTEERCQITEAYVKAAAGRIPVITQVGHDSLQEAKKLAAHGAAVGVDAIAALPPSYFKCNSLEVLIQCLAEIAAVCPTLPFYYYHIPVLTGWELDMIEFLKQAPERIPNLAGIKYSAPTLYEMQGCIRFAEGRFDVLFGVDEMMLAALAMGATGAIGSTYNFAAPVYHRVMKAYAQGDLKRAQEYQGLAGEMVRIFNRFGGHPAIKATMKLVGIDCGPPRLPLVGLSEREVGELQRALESIGLFELLENGAQGAVG from the coding sequence ATGCACAAAGATGGTAGCTTGAACTTGGAAATGGTCCCTCGGATTGTGGAACACCTCATCGGGGACGGCGTCAATGGTATGTATGTATGCGGCAGCACCGGCGAGGGTCCGTCCCTTTCTACTGAGGAGCGTTGTCAGATTACCGAGGCCTACGTGAAAGCTGCTGCAGGACGCATTCCGGTTATCACCCAGGTAGGCCATGATTCCCTCCAGGAAGCGAAGAAGCTGGCCGCCCATGGGGCCGCGGTGGGGGTTGACGCCATCGCGGCCCTGCCGCCCAGCTACTTCAAATGTAATTCCCTGGAGGTGTTGATCCAGTGCCTCGCTGAGATTGCCGCGGTCTGTCCTACTTTGCCCTTCTACTATTACCACATCCCAGTCCTCACGGGATGGGAACTAGATATGATCGAATTCCTCAAACAGGCCCCGGAACGCATCCCTAATCTGGCGGGGATCAAATACAGCGCACCCACCTTGTATGAGATGCAGGGATGTATCCGCTTTGCCGAAGGCCGCTTCGATGTGTTGTTTGGCGTGGACGAGATGATGTTGGCCGCCTTGGCCATGGGCGCCACGGGCGCCATCGGCAGCACCTACAATTTCGCTGCCCCCGTGTACCACCGGGTCATGAAGGCCTATGCACAGGGCGACCTGAAGCGGGCCCAGGAGTATCAGGGGCTGGCGGGGGAGATGGTGCGAATCTTCAACCGGTTCGGAGGACATCCGGCCATCAAGGCCACCATGAAATTGGTGGGCATTGACTGTGGTCCGCCCAGGCTTCCCTTGGTGGGTCTGTCCGAAAGGGAAGTTGGAGAATTACAGAGGGCTCTGGAGTCCATCGGTTTGTTTGAACTCCTGGAAAACGGGGCCCAAGGGGCGGTAGGGTAA